The following are encoded in a window of Fusarium verticillioides 7600 chromosome 6, whole genome shotgun sequence genomic DNA:
- a CDS encoding peroxiredoxin (alkyl hydroperoxide reductase subunit C), with protein MASTFPRSIRSISALPKRANWAPATMRPLAQPMARRFLATTTQEQPRLRLGSTAPNFKALTTHGEIDFHKFIDKSWTILFSHPADFTPVCTTELGAFAKLKPEFDKRGVKMVGLSANDLTSHGKWVDDINEVSNTNLQFPIIADANRKVAFLYDMISQEDLDNIAEKGIAFTIRSVFVIDPTKKIRLTMMYPASTGRNSAEVLRVIDSLQTGDKKGVVTPIDWQVGDDVIVPPSVSTEDAKKKFGDVREVKPYLRFTKA; from the exons ATGGCATCAACCTTTCCCCGGAGCATCCGAAGCATCAGCGCCCTGCCCAAGAGGGCCAATTGGGCTCCCGCTACAATGAGGCCTCTAGCCCAGCCCATGGCGCGCAGATTCCTTGCAACGACGACTCAAGAACAGCCTCGACTACGATTGGGATCAACCG CTCCCAACTTCAAGGCCCTTACCACTCATGGAGAGATTGACTTTCATAAGTTCATCGATAAGAGCTGgaccattctcttctctcaccCCGCGGACTTTACTCCAGTCTGCACCACCGAACTAGGAGCTTTTGCGAAGTTGAAGCCAGAGTTCGATAAGAGAGGAGTCAAGATGGTTGGGCTG AGTGCAAATGACCTCACCTCTCACGGCAAGTGGGTAGACGACATCAACGAAGTCTCAAACACAAACCTCCAATTCcccatcatcgccgacgCAAACCGCAAAGTCGCCTTCCTCTACGACATGATCAGCCAAGAAgacctcgacaacatcgccgaGAAGGGCATCGCTTTCACCATCCGCTCAGTCTTTGTCATCGACcccaccaagaagattcGACTTACGATGATGTATCCTGCTTCAACTGGTCGTAACTCAGCCGAGGTTCTGCGTGTGATTGATTCCCTTCAGACTGGAGATAAAAAGGGTGTTGTTACACCGATTGATTGgcaggttggtgatgatgttatTGTTCCGCCTTCTGTTTCGACAGAGgatgcgaagaagaagtttggtgatgttaGGGAGGTTAAGCCTTACTTGAGATTCACCAAGGCTTAG